One Turneriella parva DSM 21527 genomic region harbors:
- a CDS encoding single-stranded DNA-binding protein → MASDINRVILIGRLTRDPELKSTNSGSYFCRFSLASNRSIYNKQSGESRDEVGFFDCVAWGKPAETIHKYLQKGRRICVEGALRWSSWEGTDGKKQSKVEIHVEGFQFLDAKQDGAGGSTRETPASEPMGGAAHFDTGAMSDDDIPF, encoded by the coding sequence ATGGCGAGCGATATCAACCGCGTTATACTGATTGGTCGCTTAACGCGCGACCCGGAACTCAAGTCGACGAATTCAGGCAGTTATTTCTGCCGCTTCTCGCTTGCCTCAAACCGCAGCATCTACAACAAGCAGAGTGGCGAAAGCCGCGACGAAGTTGGCTTTTTTGACTGCGTCGCATGGGGAAAACCGGCCGAAACGATACACAAGTACCTGCAGAAGGGCAGGCGCATCTGCGTCGAAGGCGCATTGCGCTGGTCTTCATGGGAAGGTACCGACGGCAAAAAGCAGAGCAAGGTTGAAATTCATGTTGAAGGCTTTCAGTTTCTGGATGCCAAACAAGACGGTGCAGGCGGGTCTACACGGGAAACCCCAGCCTCAGAACCCATGGGCGGCGCGGCGCACTTTGATACAGGTGCGATGAGCGACGACGATATCCCGTTTTAA
- the rpsR gene encoding 30S ribosomal protein S18, with protein sequence MEERQDREPRRGPDDGDDRRGGRGGPRFKKKTCRFCEVKDMAIEYKRVDILVKLVSNKGKILPRRLTGTCALHQRLVAKAIKKARNAGFMPFSV encoded by the coding sequence ATGGAAGAACGTCAAGACAGAGAACCACGCAGGGGGCCAGACGACGGTGATGATCGTCGCGGTGGCCGCGGCGGCCCACGCTTTAAAAAGAAGACCTGCCGCTTCTGCGAAGTGAAAGATATGGCAATCGAATATAAGCGCGTCGACATTCTCGTGAAGCTTGTTTCGAACAAAGGCAAAATTCTGCCCCGCCGTCTGACCGGCACGTGCGCGCTGCACCAGCGTCTCGTGGCGAAGGCAATCAAGAAAGCCCGCAACGCAGGCTTCATGCCTTTCTCAGTGTAA
- a CDS encoding DUF2232 domain-containing protein — protein MELLLGFPLSLAFALVPIYLYKSNFDRRIWLWSVVVVTGLFLFLPGRMRVEAFLPGGAAIFYFISGVWVVALNPTSAIFKLLNMPLPTRRELKAEIERIPDVEGRVQKYLSLTVQLKKIWQKRDAFLSGYNSALLLVFTIASSVVSFTVAAYEYRVTGVLKQILDEAYNQWAQRMQAAGQPIVDFRVQLLDYAPTIIFISSFTAVLCLGVFLRIFARIRFKQNVVQGHMSLFRIPDTWVWALIVCGAGFVGALRVEGLKPLMFYFRNGLMVMLFLYMLQGIGVAALFFEVRLMPAHWIALGAMLIGLWMPELIPLMAIIFLAIGLLEVWLALRKRSLRPVTDSDLS, from the coding sequence ATGGAGCTGTTGCTGGGTTTTCCCTTAAGCCTGGCTTTCGCTCTGGTTCCCATCTATCTCTACAAATCAAACTTCGATCGCCGCATCTGGCTGTGGAGCGTTGTCGTTGTGACTGGTCTTTTTCTGTTTCTTCCGGGACGCATGCGTGTCGAAGCCTTTTTGCCCGGTGGAGCAGCAATTTTCTATTTTATCTCAGGTGTTTGGGTCGTCGCGCTCAACCCGACGAGTGCAATATTTAAGCTCTTGAATATGCCGCTACCGACCCGGCGTGAGCTGAAGGCCGAAATTGAGCGTATTCCCGATGTCGAGGGCCGGGTGCAGAAATACCTCTCGCTCACCGTACAATTAAAAAAAATCTGGCAGAAGCGCGATGCATTCTTGTCTGGTTATAACTCCGCACTGCTACTTGTCTTTACCATCGCGTCATCTGTCGTGTCGTTTACCGTGGCGGCCTACGAATACCGGGTGACCGGCGTTTTGAAGCAGATTCTCGACGAGGCGTACAACCAATGGGCGCAGCGCATGCAGGCCGCTGGGCAGCCAATCGTTGATTTTCGCGTGCAGCTGCTCGATTACGCCCCCACGATCATCTTCATATCCAGTTTTACCGCCGTTCTTTGCCTGGGAGTCTTTCTGCGCATTTTTGCGCGCATTCGTTTCAAACAGAATGTGGTGCAGGGGCATATGAGCCTTTTTCGCATACCCGATACCTGGGTGTGGGCGCTTATTGTCTGCGGCGCCGGGTTTGTCGGGGCTCTGCGCGTTGAGGGGCTTAAGCCGCTGATGTTCTATTTTCGCAATGGCCTCATGGTGATGCTCTTCTTATACATGCTGCAGGGTATCGGTGTCGCGGCGCTTTTTTTTGAGGTGCGGCTGATGCCGGCGCACTGGATAGCGCTGGGCGCGATGCTGATAGGCCTGTGGATGCCAGAGCTGATACCGCTCATGGCGATTATTTTTCTGGCGATTGGGCTGCTTGAGGTCTGGCTTGCCCTGCGGAAAAGGTCTTTACGCCCTGTCACAGACTCCGATTTGAGCTGA
- the rplI gene encoding 50S ribosomal protein L9 produces the protein MRVILKQDIPTLGRAGDIKEVKDGYARNFLFPRGLVMNATVRSVKEKAFLEQVQARKIAKRKKSAEELAAQLNGKEVTLQAKVGEDNKLFGSITNIQISKQLEAMGFQVDRRSIALDDNIKALGNYKVQIKLHDGVNATIQLHVVAG, from the coding sequence ATGCGCGTTATTCTGAAACAAGACATTCCGACACTCGGCCGTGCCGGTGATATTAAAGAAGTAAAAGACGGCTACGCGCGAAACTTTCTGTTTCCCCGTGGGCTCGTCATGAACGCAACAGTGCGTTCGGTAAAAGAAAAGGCCTTTCTCGAGCAGGTACAGGCGCGCAAGATCGCGAAGCGCAAAAAGTCGGCTGAAGAACTCGCCGCGCAGCTGAATGGCAAAGAAGTCACACTGCAGGCAAAAGTCGGCGAAGATAACAAGCTCTTCGGCAGCATCACGAACATTCAAATTTCTAAGCAACTCGAAGCGATGGGCTTTCAGGTAGACCGCCGTTCGATTGCACTCGATGACAACATCAAGGCACTCGGCAACTATAAGGTGCAGATCAAGCTTCACGACGGCGTGAACGCCACGATTCAGCTGCACGTTGTTGCCGGCTAA
- the priA gene encoding replication restart helicase PriA, producing the protein MICRLFVGAETEHPQILFADIEPEIALLTGHRLESDQGVVVVLDRAADDHSVTPGHFHFKPKTAVQVLNSDALRLAGLVAEQYFVSAADALPLMLPPYLKRQPKLPERLTAALPEKPELSAAQAAIVEAIQNKSAGETGEHILWGVTGSGKTRIYEYLIEAALERGEQVLLLLPEIALSGQLMEIMTRRFPEHTVLYHSGLSDGERAKSHAAFISGRASIAIGTRSAVFLPAVNLGLIIIDEEHDASYKDMRQIRFDTRTVARLRQQLPERPLTPKLLLGSATPTLDTLMRARTGEALLHRLRHRATGQSLPNVFVPPYTVQSGLIGPFLHDKMHEHLSEKNQVLLLMNRRGHSTHVHCATCESFAECPRCSVALTYHKDNVLRCHQCGFQQDYSRACPVDGTPRQLTGRGIQRVEEILDGQFSSYSYARLDRDTARKRGFADDVMQTMRDGGIDILIGTQMIAKGFDIEGVTLVGVLAIDQMLTAADFRASENAWQLLSQVVGRSGRHKPGEVVIQTMAPEHPVIRAAQAHDADAFYQHEADIRRKTKYPPFASLARILMTADDENYLHRVAEKLAGDLAPANTAQLFASDAAATIELLGPALPSVNKIENVYRVQFLIKAPHEAALRTYATRILPVLHHYRRNFKTQLFLDLEPREIN; encoded by the coding sequence GTGATCTGCCGCCTCTTCGTCGGGGCGGAAACAGAACATCCGCAGATTCTATTCGCCGATATCGAACCCGAAATAGCGTTACTCACCGGCCACAGGCTTGAAAGCGATCAGGGCGTTGTCGTCGTGCTCGATCGAGCGGCAGACGACCATAGCGTCACGCCGGGGCATTTTCACTTCAAGCCGAAAACAGCCGTTCAGGTTTTGAACTCCGACGCTTTGCGGCTCGCCGGCCTGGTCGCAGAGCAATACTTTGTATCAGCGGCAGACGCCCTGCCCCTGATGCTGCCTCCCTATCTGAAACGCCAGCCCAAGCTGCCAGAAAGACTCACCGCTGCATTGCCCGAAAAGCCCGAACTCAGCGCGGCGCAGGCGGCGATTGTCGAGGCAATTCAGAACAAATCCGCAGGCGAAACCGGCGAACACATTCTCTGGGGCGTCACGGGGTCAGGTAAGACACGAATCTATGAGTACCTGATCGAAGCGGCGCTAGAGCGCGGCGAGCAGGTGCTGCTGCTTCTACCCGAAATCGCGCTCTCGGGTCAGCTCATGGAAATTATGACGCGGCGTTTTCCTGAGCATACCGTGCTGTACCATTCAGGCCTTTCAGACGGGGAAAGGGCGAAAAGCCACGCGGCCTTTATTTCGGGCCGCGCATCGATTGCGATCGGCACGAGGTCGGCCGTATTTTTGCCAGCGGTGAACCTGGGTCTCATTATTATCGACGAAGAGCACGATGCCTCGTACAAAGACATGCGGCAAATTCGGTTCGACACGCGCACCGTCGCACGCCTGCGGCAGCAGTTGCCTGAAAGACCGCTCACGCCCAAACTGTTGCTCGGTTCAGCCACACCGACACTCGATACGCTCATGCGCGCGCGAACCGGCGAGGCTTTGCTGCACCGGCTTCGCCACCGCGCCACGGGTCAAAGCCTGCCGAATGTATTTGTGCCGCCCTACACCGTGCAGTCGGGGCTCATCGGCCCGTTCTTGCACGACAAGATGCACGAACACCTGAGCGAAAAAAACCAGGTTCTGCTGCTCATGAACCGGCGCGGCCACAGCACGCATGTGCACTGCGCGACCTGCGAAAGCTTTGCCGAATGCCCCCGATGCAGCGTGGCGCTGACCTACCACAAAGACAACGTGCTGCGCTGCCACCAATGCGGCTTTCAGCAAGACTACAGCCGTGCCTGCCCCGTCGACGGCACGCCGCGCCAGCTGACCGGACGCGGCATTCAGCGGGTCGAAGAAATACTCGATGGCCAGTTCTCTTCTTATTCGTATGCGCGCCTCGACCGCGACACCGCACGCAAACGCGGGTTTGCCGACGATGTCATGCAGACCATGCGGGATGGCGGCATCGATATTCTCATCGGCACGCAGATGATCGCAAAAGGTTTTGATATCGAGGGCGTGACGCTCGTAGGAGTTCTCGCGATCGACCAGATGCTCACCGCCGCAGATTTTCGCGCTTCAGAAAATGCCTGGCAGCTTCTGTCTCAGGTCGTCGGCAGATCGGGGCGGCACAAACCGGGCGAGGTCGTGATTCAGACGATGGCGCCCGAGCACCCGGTGATTCGCGCCGCTCAGGCGCACGACGCCGATGCGTTCTATCAGCACGAGGCGGATATCAGGCGCAAGACAAAGTACCCGCCCTTTGCGAGCCTCGCGCGCATTCTCATGACGGCAGACGACGAGAACTATCTGCACCGTGTGGCCGAAAAACTCGCGGGCGACCTCGCGCCGGCAAACACCGCGCAGCTTTTTGCGAGCGATGCCGCGGCTACGATTGAACTGCTAGGCCCGGCTCTGCCATCGGTGAATAAAATTGAAAATGTTTATCGGGTGCAGTTTCTGATTAAGGCACCGCATGAAGCGGCACTCAGAACATACGCCACGCGCATTCTGCCGGTGCTACACCACTACCGCAGAAATTTCAAGACGCAGCTCTTTTTAGATCTGGAACCGAGAGAGATCAATTAG
- a CDS encoding MiaB/RimO family radical SAM methylthiotransferase translates to MKKSAADLSFHIETLGCPKNRVDSRRMRTSLLRLGMHEAKKAEAADFFLINSCSFIREAQEETIQTVFNALKVKEKKSPNMKVGLVGCFVERFSEAVKQDIPELDFTIGTQRYHEVGALITEKFNVEPSGHAAALQNELQSTNADCLRPFTWLRIAQGCDRKCAFCIIPTIRGKLVTYPVKDVETQLGDEQALRGDTVPIREVVLVSQDTISQGVAALEEVIAHLSAKPGIEWIRLQYLFPDRRVPELLQLWRKYPKLTPYLDIPFQHVSPRVLTAMKRPSDTGLFSEIIGEAQNIAEDFEIRTSFIVGFPGEEQSDFEMLKDFVTGHRIDKLALFRYSHEAGTSAGDKLAETLTDTVKYERMNELRELHLNRRKEYALGLIGRRERMLVDEIAGGEVTLRRAHDAPESDEIVTVTQSPVSPLKVGDMPLVELKAYTEYSFLGELVSNP, encoded by the coding sequence ATGAAGAAATCAGCCGCAGACCTGTCGTTTCACATCGAGACCCTCGGCTGCCCCAAAAACCGGGTAGACTCGCGGCGCATGCGCACCTCGCTGCTGCGCCTCGGCATGCATGAGGCGAAAAAGGCCGAAGCCGCCGATTTTTTTCTTATCAACAGCTGTTCTTTTATACGCGAGGCGCAAGAAGAGACGATTCAGACGGTCTTCAACGCCCTCAAGGTTAAAGAGAAAAAATCACCGAATATGAAGGTAGGCCTCGTCGGCTGCTTTGTCGAGCGCTTCTCTGAGGCGGTAAAACAAGATATACCTGAACTCGATTTTACGATCGGCACGCAGCGCTACCACGAAGTCGGGGCGCTCATCACAGAAAAGTTCAATGTGGAGCCATCGGGTCATGCTGCGGCTCTGCAAAACGAGCTACAATCGACGAACGCCGACTGCCTGCGCCCCTTCACCTGGCTGCGCATTGCGCAGGGGTGTGACCGCAAATGCGCTTTCTGCATTATACCCACAATACGCGGCAAGCTCGTCACTTACCCTGTGAAAGATGTCGAAACCCAACTTGGCGACGAACAGGCATTGCGCGGCGATACCGTGCCGATTCGCGAGGTTGTCTTGGTGAGCCAAGACACGATCAGCCAGGGCGTTGCGGCGCTCGAAGAGGTGATCGCGCACCTGTCGGCGAAGCCCGGCATCGAATGGATTCGCCTGCAATACCTTTTCCCTGACCGGCGCGTGCCTGAACTTCTGCAGCTGTGGCGCAAGTACCCTAAACTGACGCCCTACCTCGATATTCCATTTCAGCACGTTTCGCCGCGGGTGCTGACGGCGATGAAACGGCCTTCTGACACGGGGCTTTTCAGCGAAATTATTGGCGAAGCGCAGAATATCGCAGAAGACTTTGAAATCCGCACTTCTTTTATAGTGGGTTTTCCCGGCGAAGAGCAGAGCGATTTCGAAATGCTGAAAGACTTTGTGACCGGGCACCGTATCGACAAACTGGCGCTGTTTCGCTATTCACACGAGGCCGGCACGAGTGCAGGCGACAAGCTCGCCGAGACTCTGACCGACACCGTGAAATATGAGCGCATGAATGAACTGCGCGAGCTGCACCTGAACCGCCGCAAAGAATACGCATTGGGCCTCATCGGCAGGCGCGAGCGCATGCTCGTCGACGAAATCGCAGGGGGCGAAGTGACGCTGCGCCGTGCACACGATGCACCTGAAAGCGATGAAATCGTTACCGTAACGCAGAGCCCGGTTTCGCCTCTCAAAGTCGGCGACATGCCACTCGTCGAACTCAAGGCATATACAGAATATTCGTTTTTGGGCGAACTTGTTTCAAACCCGTGA
- a CDS encoding helix-turn-helix domain-containing protein — translation MTAGALLRKTREEKRISIRQAADDTKITSRHLQAIEDDNYLVFPGETYALGFLASYAVYLDVDPEHVKRLYKGSQLTETETPLHELMQPTVQISDYVEKFAKPLIIIPVAVIVIAGIVMLVSHLSSDKQTVTPGNEAASNTVTGFTKNSNTVPEVESDHVKLQPGRPSPQIIKKGRAISFSVQNTEVFLVLRDIISDEKTGNYKVELEVYPGRKKYTLKEEEPIDLEDPAIPRKFKATLSGVTANNAKIVIDLGEEVQPAEGENQTEVRVSNPDNFLIRLEGTLTGDTYIEAFVDGKPVKRGLVLRGTHLLWEANDSIQIKVGDAGDVNLSVNGKPEVFGKKGAVANKIIRKMRDPVEQSKFKIVIKDA, via the coding sequence ATGACCGCAGGCGCACTATTAAGAAAAACGCGTGAAGAAAAACGCATCTCGATCAGGCAGGCAGCAGACGACACAAAAATCACGTCGCGCCACCTTCAGGCGATCGAAGACGACAACTACCTGGTTTTTCCCGGCGAAACCTATGCATTGGGATTTCTCGCGAGCTACGCCGTTTACCTCGACGTTGATCCTGAGCATGTGAAGCGTCTCTACAAAGGCTCGCAGCTCACAGAAACAGAAACGCCGCTGCACGAGCTGATGCAGCCTACGGTTCAGATCAGCGACTATGTCGAGAAGTTTGCAAAGCCACTCATCATCATCCCGGTGGCCGTGATTGTCATTGCAGGTATCGTCATGCTCGTCAGCCATTTGAGTTCAGACAAGCAGACTGTGACCCCGGGCAACGAAGCCGCTTCGAATACCGTGACGGGCTTCACCAAGAACTCGAACACTGTACCCGAAGTCGAATCAGACCACGTGAAACTGCAGCCGGGCCGGCCGAGCCCGCAGATTATCAAAAAAGGCCGCGCGATCAGTTTTTCGGTTCAGAATACAGAAGTTTTTCTTGTGCTCAGAGACATCATTTCAGACGAAAAAACCGGCAACTACAAAGTTGAATTAGAGGTATACCCCGGTCGCAAGAAATACACACTCAAAGAAGAAGAGCCGATAGACCTTGAAGACCCGGCAATACCGAGAAAGTTCAAGGCGACGCTTTCAGGCGTGACGGCAAACAATGCCAAGATCGTCATCGACCTCGGCGAAGAGGTTCAGCCTGCTGAAGGTGAAAACCAGACCGAAGTGCGCGTTTCAAACCCTGATAATTTTCTGATTCGCCTCGAAGGCACCCTCACGGGAGACACCTATATCGAGGCCTTCGTCGATGGCAAACCCGTTAAGCGCGGCCTCGTACTGCGCGGCACCCACCTTCTGTGGGAGGCCAACGACAGCATACAGATTAAGGTCGGCGATGCAGGCGATGTCAATCTGAGCGTGAACGGCAAGCCCGAGGTTTTTGGCAAGAAAGGCGCAGTCGCCAACAAGATTATTCGCAAGATGCGCGACCCGGTCGAGCAGTCGAAATTTAAGATCGTCATTAAAGATGCTTGA
- a CDS encoding LolA family protein: protein MKKLLLIPILFVAALPSGAPRADSFIHPSDVARQMQAKFKALKGYQADFSLSIKDTNKTRVSSGVATYGEGGKLNFTFSQPAGDVIVSNGQMLYVYVARLKAVGKQPLKNKDKDGKSLYSAGTAEGLSNLFRRYHYRFDKPEQPRETDGGKYYILELKEKEITGGYDKITLLVETESYLIHKMRASSPSGRSVELTFSNIKLNPVIDAKLFQFKEPDNVKIVDNPLTTE, encoded by the coding sequence ATGAAAAAACTGCTTCTGATACCCATATTATTCGTTGCGGCGCTGCCTTCGGGCGCGCCGCGGGCCGATAGCTTTATACATCCTTCTGATGTTGCGCGCCAGATGCAGGCGAAATTCAAGGCGCTGAAAGGTTACCAGGCAGATTTTTCGCTGAGCATAAAAGACACGAATAAAACGCGCGTGAGCTCGGGGGTCGCAACTTATGGCGAAGGCGGCAAGCTCAATTTCACCTTCAGCCAGCCCGCGGGTGACGTGATCGTCAGCAATGGGCAGATGCTGTATGTTTACGTAGCGCGCCTGAAGGCAGTCGGCAAGCAGCCGCTCAAGAACAAAGACAAAGACGGCAAGTCACTCTACAGCGCCGGCACTGCCGAGGGCCTCAGCAACCTGTTTCGCCGCTATCATTACCGTTTTGACAAACCTGAGCAACCGCGCGAAACCGACGGCGGCAAGTACTACATACTTGAGCTCAAAGAAAAAGAAATTACCGGCGGCTACGACAAAATTACGCTGCTCGTTGAAACAGAAAGTTATCTGATACACAAAATGCGTGCGTCTTCGCCGAGCGGCCGCAGCGTTGAACTGACCTTTTCGAATATAAAGCTGAATCCGGTGATCGACGCAAAACTGTTCCAGTTCAAAGAACCCGACAACGTGAAGATTGTCGATAATCCCCTCACTACGGAGTAA
- a CDS encoding S41 family peptidase, which produces MSTKTPSAVADRRKKILGLAICLVLFTAATAGQMDANAKKEISEEGLTELFNAALFHVRNDYVDDVSRQQLLFGAIRGMLGALDDAHTRFMTAEETTELQTEMRGNFGGLGIEISQRDNVLTVVSPIDGTPAMRAGIKPGDKIIEIDKKTTRDVSLSDAVKQLRGKPGTSVNISVVREGEDEMLSFDLVREVIKIQVVTSEYLEKEKLGYVRLKQFNQTATEDLAKALADFKKKKVKGLILDLRWNPGGLLDAAHRISNFFIKSGVIVSTRGRKKELDRVFNADPSAAIAADMPLIILANEGSASASEIVTGAIKDHKRGKFIGVKTFGKGSVQNVISMMYGTSMALTIQKYYTPSGVSIHKKGIEPDITVPALDFNKDDRRHYKEIKEKKILQDFVKENKAYTPDTVKKFQKLLAAKGLALSDYAAKRTLKDELTKGEPRQTIDLEFDVQLQRAIDEMKKI; this is translated from the coding sequence ATGAGCACTAAAACCCCTTCCGCTGTAGCGGATCGCCGAAAAAAAATCTTAGGCCTTGCCATCTGCCTCGTTCTGTTTACCGCCGCCACTGCCGGCCAGATGGACGCGAATGCGAAGAAAGAAATTTCAGAAGAGGGGCTGACCGAACTTTTTAACGCCGCGCTCTTTCACGTGCGCAACGATTATGTCGACGATGTCTCGCGCCAGCAGCTGCTGTTCGGGGCAATTCGTGGCATGCTCGGCGCGCTCGACGACGCGCACACCCGCTTCATGACTGCAGAAGAAACGACTGAGCTGCAGACTGAGATGCGGGGCAACTTTGGTGGTTTGGGAATCGAAATTTCGCAGCGTGACAACGTGCTGACCGTGGTCTCTCCGATTGACGGTACGCCGGCGATGCGCGCGGGCATAAAGCCCGGTGACAAAATTATTGAAATTGATAAAAAGACGACGCGTGATGTTTCGCTCAGCGACGCGGTAAAGCAACTGCGCGGCAAACCAGGCACCTCGGTCAACATCAGCGTCGTGCGCGAGGGTGAAGACGAGATGCTGTCATTCGACCTCGTGCGCGAAGTCATCAAGATTCAGGTTGTTACCTCTGAATACCTCGAAAAAGAAAAACTCGGTTATGTGCGCCTGAAGCAGTTCAACCAGACTGCCACCGAAGATCTGGCCAAGGCTCTTGCAGACTTCAAAAAGAAGAAGGTCAAAGGGCTCATTCTTGACCTGCGCTGGAACCCCGGCGGACTGCTAGATGCCGCGCACCGCATCAGCAATTTCTTCATTAAATCGGGAGTAATCGTCTCGACGCGCGGGCGCAAGAAAGAGCTCGACCGCGTCTTTAACGCCGACCCCTCGGCGGCGATAGCTGCCGATATGCCGCTCATCATTCTTGCCAACGAAGGTTCGGCTTCGGCGAGCGAAATTGTCACCGGCGCAATCAAAGACCATAAACGCGGCAAGTTTATCGGCGTGAAAACGTTCGGCAAAGGTTCGGTGCAGAATGTGATCAGCATGATGTACGGTACCTCAATGGCGCTGACGATTCAGAAATATTACACTCCTTCTGGTGTTTCGATTCACAAGAAGGGCATAGAGCCCGATATCACGGTACCGGCGCTCGATTTCAACAAAGACGACCGCCGCCATTATAAAGAGATCAAAGAGAAGAAGATTCTGCAGGATTTCGTAAAGGAAAACAAGGCCTATACGCCCGATACGGTGAAAAAGTTTCAGAAATTGCTCGCTGCAAAGGGCCTTGCCCTGAGCGACTATGCCGCGAAGCGCACTCTGAAAGATGAACTGACGAAAGGTGAGCCGCGCCAGACGATCGATCTTGAATTTGACGTGCAGTTGCAGCGGGCCATCGACGAGATGAAAAAAATCTGA
- a CDS encoding STAS domain-containing protein, whose amino-acid sequence MEISQREKDAITILDIQGEIDLYNAPEIKDIIQKLIEAQKYNVIINLEKVSYIDSSGIGALISSLSNLKKYQGGLKIINVYASVKKVFELTKLTSFFEIYESEGEALAKFK is encoded by the coding sequence ATGGAAATCAGCCAGAGAGAAAAAGACGCCATCACGATACTCGACATTCAGGGTGAAATTGACCTGTATAACGCGCCTGAGATCAAAGACATTATCCAGAAGCTGATTGAAGCTCAAAAATATAATGTAATCATCAACCTCGAAAAGGTGTCGTACATCGACTCGTCGGGTATTGGTGCGCTGATTTCAAGCCTTTCGAACCTCAAGAAATATCAGGGTGGCCTCAAAATCATCAACGTCTATGCTTCGGTCAAAAAAGTGTTCGAACTCACCAAACTCACTAGCTTCTTTGAAATCTACGAATCAGAGGGCGAAGCCCTGGCGAAATTCAAATAA
- a CDS encoding DUF4398 domain-containing protein, protein MMAANAAYSNLSNSGVYMKSSARIKRTLATLLLATLATAVGCGDPIPMEDMGVAKVAIARAETVKAAKYSPQNFEGAQKALLESHNLVEKDKMSDAKEKAVEAKKLADAAYDESAPKLAQDTRSEAEAAIRAAEEANAEQFAESELGAAKASLVQGDKYYESKDYLSSYHLFEESREKAKAALTTSEAQIEVMKRDLAEIDDTIAAAERAGAAQSAPDTLKKAKDDAGHARGDLENKRLKSAYEKIQAAKVSSKEALALSQRDAARTKLAKAEADVKAAERKLNDLKARASDKKTAKALEGNEEAQQAFKTADENLTAAKEALAAAREANKNKAYGESATQSEEASRLAKILTDSLPETEVLLAQARDRAGLGKGDETANGTERNGSEENGTESTENTPEESEEMGAGWKTYKVRYIPENRDCLWKIAGYRKIYNNARLWPKIYRANKAKIKNPDLIYPGQVFKIPPKKK, encoded by the coding sequence ATGATGGCCGCGAACGCAGCCTATTCTAACCTCTCAAACTCTGGAGTCTACATGAAATCATCTGCAAGAATCAAAAGAACACTGGCCACTCTGCTGCTCGCCACGCTGGCGACGGCTGTGGGTTGCGGCGACCCCATACCCATGGAAGACATGGGCGTTGCCAAGGTTGCAATCGCACGCGCCGAGACAGTAAAGGCTGCTAAATATTCGCCGCAGAACTTTGAAGGCGCGCAAAAGGCGCTGCTTGAATCGCACAATCTGGTTGAAAAAGACAAAATGAGCGACGCCAAAGAAAAGGCCGTCGAAGCAAAGAAGCTTGCCGATGCCGCGTACGACGAATCTGCTCCAAAGCTGGCGCAAGACACACGCTCTGAAGCCGAAGCGGCAATTCGCGCGGCAGAAGAGGCGAACGCAGAGCAATTCGCTGAAAGCGAACTCGGTGCGGCGAAAGCAAGCCTGGTTCAGGGCGATAAGTATTACGAGTCTAAAGATTATCTAAGTTCATACCACCTCTTTGAAGAATCGCGCGAAAAGGCGAAAGCGGCGCTGACAACTTCAGAAGCACAGATCGAAGTAATGAAGCGTGATCTCGCAGAAATCGACGATACGATTGCCGCTGCAGAACGCGCCGGTGCTGCACAGAGCGCACCCGACACACTGAAGAAGGCGAAAGACGACGCAGGCCATGCCCGCGGCGATCTCGAGAACAAACGCCTGAAATCGGCATACGAAAAAATTCAGGCAGCGAAGGTCTCATCGAAAGAAGCATTGGCGCTCTCACAGCGCGATGCAGCGCGCACGAAGCTTGCCAAGGCTGAAGCCGACGTGAAGGCTGCGGAGCGCAAGCTCAATGACCTGAAGGCGCGGGCGAGCGACAAAAAAACCGCAAAAGCGCTCGAAGGCAATGAAGAAGCGCAGCAGGCATTCAAGACTGCAGATGAAAACCTGACGGCGGCCAAAGAAGCGCTTGCGGCAGCGCGTGAAGCAAATAAGAACAAGGCATACGGCGAATCAGCGACACAATCTGAAGAGGCAAGCCGCCTCGCGAAGATTCTTACCGATTCACTGCCCGAAACAGAAGTTCTGCTCGCGCAGGCTCGCGACCGTGCAGGTTTGGGTAAAGGTGACGAAACGGCCAATGGCACAGAGCGCAATGGTTCTGAAGAAAACGGCACCGAGTCTACCGAGAATACCCCAGAAGAAAGCGAAGAGATGGGCGCAGGCTGGAAAACATACAAAGTGCGCTATATTCCTGAAAACCGTGATTGCCTCTGGAAAATCGCCGGTTACAGAAAAATCTACAACAATGCGCGCCTGTGGCCAAAAATCTACCGCGCGAATAAAGCGAAAATCAAGAACCCTGACCTGATTTATCCCGGTCAGGTATTCAAAATTCCCCCCAAGAAAAAATAA